ACCTCTCGCACAGCAAATAAGAGGGGTTCCAACCATTTATCCAAATTTTTGGCGTCCTTGTGGACGAatttacgaatcatggttttcaaaGTGCGATTAAACCACTCGACCAGACCGTCCGTTTCGGGGTGGAAGACGCTGGTACGGATCGATTTAACGCCCAATAATTCATAAAGTTtgccgtgccttgatccgtgaggatTTCCCGGGGGATCCCCACGCGGGAGATGATGTGAAACAGTGCCTCTGCCACACTCTTAGCCGAGATGCTGTGGAGGGGCACGGCTtcgggatatcgggttgcataaTCCACCAGGACTAATGCAAATCGATGTCCTCTCACTGATCGCTccaatggcccgatgaggtccataccaattctgTCGAAGGGGGCCTGCATTAATGGCGCTTTTGGAGAGGCCGGTGGTTTTACCAGCTGGCATTCACGACACGTGGCACACCACCTGCGCATGTTCTCGTGAATGCCCTGCCAAAAGAATCGCCTCATTAGGCGATTTAGTGTCGATGTCTGTCCTAAATGTCCCGCCATCGGATTACaatgagccgcctggaaaagcatttcccggcggcTTCGTGGAACAAACAACTGGGTTGTATCCTCTTTTGTCTGAGTATCTTGGGTTACTCGATACAACCAGTCTCTTATAATCGCAAAATAAGGATAGGAAAGCGGTCGTGCAGGTTGGAGAGGTTGTCCATCAATACAGCGGACCTGTTCAAATGCAAATTTGAGGGACTCATCCCGGGACTGCTccaggggaaagtcatcgcgCTCCGAGAGGATTAGCCTCTCGATAGCGCTTGGTTCCCCGGATGCAGCCACCGGCGGTCCGGGTTCAGCCTCACCTACCTGCATGAGCGCTCCGTCTCCCTGCGTCTTCGGTCCCTAAGcgacacccacacacaaataaCCCAATAATTCGGTAAAAGCAGGCCAATTGGTCCCCAGAATTAGCGGGTGTCGGAGGTGCGGATTAATGGCCACCTCTACACTATGTGTTTGTCCCCAGAATTGGATAACAGCGGTCACCAAAAGGTATCTTGCCACATCCCCGTGCACACACCGTACCCGAACCTGGCGGCTATTATCCATTTCCCCCGGCCGAACCAGGCTTTGATGGATAGAGGTTTGGTTGCAGCCTGAATCCACCTGAGCCGGTTATGTGCCCCCCCCTTATACTCACAGGTATTTGGTACCAGCCGGTTTGACCGAGGGCAGCCTGCGGGGCGTCCGGGACCCGGATCATTGTGCCTTTGTCCATGGCCGGGCAACGATCGACGAAATGGTCCGGGTCCCTGCAACGCCAGCAGGCCGGCCCAGGTGTCCCCGCCATCCCGGCAGCAGGAAATGGAGCACGTGCCGGACACAGAGAGAGCGACGGCCCGGCGGAATCGTGGTATCCCCGGGGCGGTGCTCGTTGTCCCGCGGCGTAGTCCGAGGGGTGCCCGGCTCTCGCCTGGGGCGGTGGACGAGGTGGTCCGGGAGGACGGGACCTTGGGAAACGGACAGGttgagagaggagagaagaagaGGAGGGAGATGACGCCTCCGAAGAGGCGTGAGAGACAGTTGTGGAGGGTTCGCCAACCCCGGGGCACACCACCATCTGGTCCTCGGCAAGCTGTATGGCTGAGTCCAGCGACGTCTGCCAGTGGCAGATAAACTGCTCCAGCCCCACACGATCGATTATGTCCTCAACGTTGCCTTTCCCAGCCAGTCCCGGAGCTGTTAAACAGCCTTAAaaccaaatggtgcaaccgaataacatacagattacagatttagttacaaactagctagtagtagttactaagcctctagtgtggactttacgttcacgtgtaagaaagaacttacgaatggtttgtgcaaccctaccctgatccttctgctcgcgacgcgatgaacttccatggtacacagacagtacacggtcacgaagcgaagaggttagcagctgttcagataATAGCGCTccgactgtttgcgtcagtgcgtcagcgtatgacatcatattaacgcgagataATGtcctcgcgttactttcagtgcatacgctaaatgatctgcgcagcactccgtaaactccaacacgcatcttaaaactgcttcgcacaacagaggtggccagataggtggccatccatcattcaggggtagccgttaccacccatggccaccatgtagctacgcccctgcagCGAGGAGAGTCGAGGATAGGTCGCCGGTGCTGTGAGTTGGACGGTAGCGCCTGGAGACCTCACTCGACTCGTAGTCCGCACTGGCAGGCTGGGGGAATGCTGCGCCTGAAGAAGTTCCTGTGGGTCCTCCCAAGAGTAGTCGTCTGATGATGGTGACTGCTGACCAGAACGCCAACGAAAGCTGCCGAAGAAAACAGAGAGCGGGAAGAAGCGAGGAGAACAAGGAAGTGGTGAGTGTACTTGAACTGAGGCAAGACAAGACTAGGCTATGGCTGACAGTCTAGGCGAGAAGTATGCTTGGAATGGCTTTCAACAGGCAAGCCGCAGCTACGCCTGGGGCAGTCTGAGCTGAATAACATACAACGAACAGACACCGGACAAGAAACACTGAGGGAAATATAAAGAGAAGGTAATGAGGAGATCATAACCAGGTGTGGGGTAATTACTGAAACGCTATCGCATAATGAGTGAAGTGCCAGCAGGCATGTGGAcacggagtggaaaaacaccagtgcaggGGAAGTCATACGGAAACAAGAGGGTGGGTGAACGACGCGGGCACGTGGTCAGCCAACAGCTCGGCGACaaccacgtgctcgacaaaaacaaaacaatccccgTGCCAGATGATGTCCTGACCCGGACTGCGGAGGATATTCACAGATGTGAAAATAATCATTCACAGACATTATGGTCAAAGACCAAGCATTCTCAAACCAACTTAGGCCCGttctttttaaaacttaaaaactgAACCTGACTAATTtatctcatttcatttaatcacTATTTGTCACGGctggcgtggaagaacccaatagcaggcaggcggtggtgaaggggttaacaaggatttTATTAAactcaaacaaaaacacccacgatggggaaaactttAACAAAACACGAACTATGAACTTAGGAACAAAAGGaggaatataaaacaaaacacttcccacgtgggggcaaaagactaacaaaataaagtcgacacaacgtcttacaaaacacGGAGGGGTAAATAAGGCagggcacaaaactcacaaatgacggacaaggcaaggaacaggaTCTCGGACAAGAACACGGGAGCATGACCATGGTACAAGAACACACTTACAcggtacaatccacgagcacaggacaaagaaacaagagggtatatataggaaagacaaaggAGGGATAatgagcgagggcaggtgtggatcataagacacaagaggaaagcaatacatgaaacgagaggggcggggccaatgacgagacactggagagaacgcatattattgtcaaaaggacaataatatgtttctctccacacataaccaaaggctttgtcatggctctgctacaggaccaagaaatacatgactaaatgaagcagagccatgacaactatttatctattttatttaacatcaatGCTTCTTATTTTTCTTAACTCATCTTTTATTGGTTTCATTCACAGACATTATGGTCAAAGACCAAGCATTCTCAAACCAAATCCTTATCTCTTATACAACCCCGGGAGGTCAGGAAACAACGAGGTCTggaaattataatattttttcctgAACAACAACAAAGGGTCATAAATGCACACAGGATGCACGATCAAAGGGGTCATAATCATAAACCTGGCAGGGGGTAATAAATTATGGGTAATAAATCACGTTTTTGACATTCGGTGTATCATATTTACTactaagatctgtttggttactgacattcttccaaatatcttcctttgtgtatagcagaacaaagaaatgtatacaggttttgaccaatctgagagtgaataaatggtgacagaattttcatttttgggtgaactgtccctttaaagggccATGCTCTCTTTTCTTCAATATTAGCCATAAACAGTAAGTAAGAGAACTTCATGACAATAGCATCACTTCTGAGAAATGTCCATCATCAACTGACCCCATTGAATCTTAGTTTTCTTTGCTAAAACAAATCCATTGTTCGCACTGTTACAACAGTCAAATTAGAACCCAAAATCAAAAAGCccaaataaaaagcaaacactgatcaccaaaATGGTAGTTTGAGAAAGTTCAACActtctttaaaatgaaaaagataCAGATTCAACTCCAACTGCAGACAAAGGTCTCATAATTCACAAATACTTGAGTAGAATGAAATTAATCTTTTGGGAAGTCAAAAGACTTGAAATTAAGTTGACTTAAATGTAAACACAGCAGTGTACATCTACAATGCACCAGATCAATGCTGACTTTAAAATTGCTTGTTgtgtttattcattattataagtAAACCGTAAACTAAGTATATTTTCCAACAATTATGGCAAGAAATAATATGCAAAACTTAACATTATGAGtaaaatctgtttattttattgagcCATATTTGCTGAGACCAGGAACCATTTTTTTACGGTGTACATATAGATAGAtacatgtgtttttgttttaccaTTGTTATTCTGTTTCCAAGCACATGACTCATAGTTGAGAAACTTCTACCAAATTaagatttatatttaaaagtGTTTGTCTGCAGTTTCCATGAGCAGCATCTCTAGAAGCAACAGCAACTTCACTACAAGAGAGACTTTAGGTCTCAACAAGAGGAAGTCCTTGAGCAAAGACAAGAAACTAAAGCGATAAAAACAATTCCTTATAAGGCCAAGATAAGAACTGATTGGATGATGATCATGAGAAGTATGTGTATATAATGAGGGGTGGGAGACAAAATGAGTGCAGACTGATAAGTGTTATCCTGCTAAAAGACCATCTTTGACCTCATTCCTcagaaaaaacaacagcatGGGCATCAGGTGAGTTGACAATGTCAAAGTAATATCTGCAGGtcttaataaatattttgtaatgaactttgcatatataaaacaaaaagaaaaggaTCAGTCTGATTTAAGTGTGAAATCAGTGTTACTGGCACCATGTAACGCCATCATCATCAGATGAGAAGTTCAGCTTTCTCTGATATCTATAAGTTTGTTGTTTAAGAAAAGTATTGCAAAATTACTGCTAAACAGGGACGTGTCATTTTGAAAGTTATTACAGAGTATTTTACATGCAGTCGATCATGTTAGGGGGTCTGCAGATACCATTTATAGTTATGATCTTTTGGTTAATCTAAAGACAGGATTTGAATACATATCAAACTTTACATTGTAATGTGCTGGTAACACTGACACTGATAGCCTGACATGAATTGCCCTATAACACCTGACCAGTTTACAATGAGAGTAAATTCTACATCCACAATGCAGTAAAATGCGCTATAGACATATACAGTAGGTGTCACATTTACGTCTGTTTCCCTATTTAGTTTTCTCCGGTTTTGCCATTGGACTTAATTTTGCCACGATCCCTTACCTGTACCTCGTTTGTTTAACTGGCACCTGTTAGTTGTTATCGTCATCACTATTTAgccactgcctttttcatttgtttttggtCTTGTCTACTGTGTGGTAACTGCCTTCTTGGAGTTCTTTTTATTTGTATCGAGtgctttcattaaatatattCTCACTGTGGATTACCTTCGTCTCCTTCATCTACTGGAACCGTAACAGTAGGGCACTATTctgaaatttcatttcatttttttctccttttcGTCATATTTTTCAGAATAACTTTAAAAATCTTGTAAAATATAAAGGATGTATTAAGAGACAGAAAAACAATATGACAACAGTTAAAGTTACAGAACTGGTCCATTAGATTTAGCATGTCAGTCTCTTGTTTGGTTTAATATGTAACATCCGCACTAGCCTTCAGCTTACATATAGGAATATGGAGCGGAGGTGGATATGAGGAATAAAAAGtataatgaatacatttattacaataaattcATGACATGTTATTTTGTACTGCGGCACAGGACACAGTTGCAGGACCGACTGACAGAGTATGTTGAGGATACACTCCGTTACATCAAGACCGTGAGGGACTTCTGTGACCAAGAAGAAGAATGGAGCTCTGAGAGAAAGGCAGAGATTAAGAAGATGAGCGACATCAATGAAAATCAGCAGGAGGAGAAGCTGGACGCCGTCCTCGCAGACACGTTAATGGGGCTGAAGAAACTTGAGGACTTCCTGGATGCAGTGGAGAAGCTAACAGTGACCTCACGCCATGTCTTCAGTGAACAGATCTTCCTGCTGAGGGGAGAGAGCCCTGAAATTTTGTAGTCAGTCATCATAGCTGCAGGAACAGATGCTCATCTCCTCATCCACTTTAAGAGAAATGCAGAAACCTTCTTCCGTCCTATACTCCAGAATGTGAATGTCTTGGTCTTTCAGCTAGACTGCTATGTACTCAACGCAGAACAGCTTTGTCGGAGAATAAGACAGAGGTGAGTTATGAAATTCCtgataaaaattacaattttgcCATCATTAAATCACCTTTATGTAATTTTAAACTCATATGACTTTATTTTGcgtaacacaaaaatatatttccttTTTTGCACATTGAGtgcatttacatgcacagtcgtactccgattatgcttaataCACTGAAAACGTGTAAGGTCATGTAAAtgcgtagccggtttattgatatgcatgtaaacacatgaaaacaggtttcttttataagctgaattttgatagatatccgtttattctgtgcatgtaaacgctaTAGAGCTTCGCCAATTCAGCACATGCTATTTCAGCACAAGAGGCTGCGTCATTTTCACAAACCAGCCGTAATCTTAAGCTCATGTACTAAATGCATTGGAATAGcactgtcaaatttcaaaaccttctttcttctgcagaacacaaaagaaaatattttgaagaatgtcagtgaccgaacaacggtggtctccattcacttctattctatagacacaaaaacaatgcgagagaatgggtaccaccgttgaacattcttcaaaatatttaattttgtgttctgcagtagaaagtcatacaggtttgaaatgacaagagggtgagaaaatgatgacagaattttcgtttttttggtgaactatcactttaagactcCATATTGAATGAACATACATTTCTTGAGAGCTCCAATGAAGGGTAAGAGTTTACAACTGAAATTTTGGTCTGTTCTTTTACCCAAAGCATTGTATCACTTCAGATTtttactaataaataaatatatatttttaatgtttttatttgttgttttcagTTCATTCTCGTCTGGAGACATCTCCAAGTAAATGTTTTCTCATTTAAGGTGGAGATAAACAAACGTAAATAAGACTTTGTTAATTACACTGAAATTCTTTACAGACATAAAATGGATCAACCTTTAGTGCAGCTCATTTTGACCGCAAGTGAGAACACCATGAATGAAATGCTTCATCATTTGAACCAGTTGTGTGACATCAGGTGAGACCTCAAgccatttttaaatcaaatggtTTGGTGAAGTACCAGACAGGTGGATTCTGAACTACTGTATATGATCAACTTCGTCTTCTTTCTCCTTGTCCAGGAAGGACCAGAACACCCGGCTGGCGTTCCTTTTTCAGGAAAACGCTCAGAAATTCATTGACTTGTTCAGTGAACATCGCTCTAGAATGTGGCAGTTCCTGTCCGATCTGGAGGAGACGGCAGTTAAGCTGAATGAGATGAAGACGGGGGCCAGTATATCTACTGTGGCTGGTAGTTCAGTGGGGATATTCGGGGGGATCTTGTCTATTTCTGGCCTTATTCTTGCCCCTTTCACTGGAGGAGTATCTTTGGGCTTAACTCTGGCAGGGGCCGGTCTGGGGGGCATCAGTGCAGTCAACAGTCTTGTAACAGGGGTCACTGAAATGGCAGTCAACAGTCACCATGAGCACAATGCACAAAGTTATTTAAAGGGTTACCAGGATGATATGAGAGACATTGTACGCTGTCTGAAAGAAGTGGCCAATAGTGAAAGACCTTTAGTGCGGCCTAGTGCAGTTGATGTTGAGAATGTGTTAAACGTGACTAAAGGAGTGGTTGAAGGTGCTGGGGATGTGATGGCTGGAGCTGCAGCTGTTGCTGagcataaaagtaaaaatgtaattacagcaGCAACCGAGATCACAGTGACGGGCTTAGATGACACACCGCAGGTGGCTATCAACCTGTCTGAGGCAGGGCAGCTGGCAAGAGCGGAAACACTGTTTATCACAAAGTCTGTTAGAGTTGCATCTGGCatattaaatgtattgtttattggCGTGGATGGCTATCTTCTTACCAAAGAAAGTATAAGTCTTCATAAAGGTAACGAGAGCGAGGTCTCTCAGCTCATCCGCTCCAGGGCAGTTCTGTGGAAATCTGAGCTGGACACCTGGGAGAAAATTCACAAATCCTTATGCATAGGAATAAAGACGATTAGCGAGAGTAAGGATACTTTGGAGAAACCATTTCTTCCTTAGATAGAAATGTGCATGAAaggacatttattaaaatgatacatatattacatttaattataccacggggctgttgaatgcttcattctgttTGGCTGATGAACGTTCTAAGGGTGTGcgttatttttcagttaaatgcTGATAGATCGGAGTAGAAACATAaatctgtttcttgttttattttattattctatttcatttatctcatttattacattattacatttattactatTTCCATTATGCATTTATAACATTTCATTTATCATATATATATTCATTcgtttattttatcattttattattcacttttattctttttatttgacACATTTTGTCCTTATTTTTAATACTGTTTAATCATCTGTTGGGTGTTGTATTGTCTCTTATGCTGATATGATTCTCCAATGGTCTCCATCTCAAGGTTCATAATAACATGACGAGACAATGTTTTGATACTGTAATCTTGCATGGTTAATGACACCTATTGAATCTGTTTCTAGTCCGACGAAGTTGGACAGAGCTAGACTGAGCATTGAAGCCCAACTGATATTATTCAATAAACCATCTTTCATTGTATTCAACATCACGtcgtctcctgcctgctgttcttTCCTTCATCTCTGTATCTACCTGGTGGTTGATTTGAAGTATTGACTCACAACGGAGTTTATATTTTCAGATTTCATACATTTCTGACGGGGAGAGATCTAGTGAAACTGGACTAATTTTTGGATCTATAAGATCTGGAAGCCATATCCATAGTTGGATCTATCAATGCACATCTATGAAGTTTTTCCAGATCCGTCATccgaattacagttccatatctcTGCGGCAAGTGTAACTGAATAAAGTTATactgtagcctactgtccaccacttAATACAGATCTAACTACAAACAAAATCCCAGCGATTTGCATTGTCTGAGAAGATATGACTGTTAATATTTGAACATGAACATTTCAACAACAATGTAGCGACGGCTGTATTAAACTGTCCAGATGAAGGCATATTTCAAAGGTAACAGCAAACGACATGAAACAATGGGCATCGGGCaagttaaagataaaacactagaaacacaaaaataacaaaagcaaCATCTTAAATTTTGTGTAGGGAAGCAATTATGTCTTAAGGTTTATGTGTCTTAACCataacacccaccaagtctgcgaggaacctgggggtgaCGTTtgacgaccagctgaaattcacctcccacatcgcagcaacctctagaacttgcaggtatgtgctctacaacatcaggaaaatcaggccgttcctgtcggagcatgGCTCtcagctctggtcatatcaagactggattactgcaattctctactggccggcctttcaaacaatgcagtcaagcccttgcaaatgatccagaatgcagctgcacgtctagttttcaatcagcctaaaagaacccatgtaacacccctcctgatttcacttcactggctgccagttgccgcccgcatcaagtttaaatctctgacattggccttcagaacgataacggcaCATTCGCCCatttaccttaactcactgctccaggcCTACATCCCCTCCTGTCATCTTCGTTCATTCAGCTAATTTTAGCCAAACTCAGACTACATGGCAGTTGAAAGTGTGCGCATCATTTCTTTCAGTTCATTCGTGTAAAACAAGTAAAACTCaaccacattaataaaacaattcaaaatgtACTTATACAACAGTAGTTTTGTAATACTTTTTGAAACAAAATTAAACCGCCCTTCCCAAGTCCTCCTCCACCGTGGCCATACAGAAACGGAAACGCGTCATCTCTCGCTCGCGAGACAATCTATGACACGGTGAGATTGTGAAATATTGCGAGATTTGTAACTAAATCTTAGcagtagggatgcacgatattatCTGCACGCAGATATTATCGGCCAATATttgcttataaattaaatatcgtCCCGAAATGAAAAATTACGCCGATATGCTTTGCCGATAAAAAAGACGTTGATTATGTGTAGGCGTTCCATAGACATGAGCGTGTACTCGCAAAGACTCCAGCTGTCacatacagtgttgggtaagttactctgaaaaagtaataaattactagttactaattacacattcgataatgtaattagattactgtacaagttactctcttcaaaaactatttaattacttattactaattactttctttatcctacatcaaccttgattagttaagtgattcaaggatagacatgaaacggctcttttaattcattcaaataaataatataaaactacataaagtattattattaattacaaatgtgagaattatacattaaagcaaggattacaaagttagactttgaatttttatgtaaattcctcttctgcacacacacatattacacaaagtatttagtttaattacatcagaagtaactgtaattaaattacagaaaaaataagagtaatcccttactttacattttcaagggaaaagtaattaagttacagtaactaattacttagtaactagttacacccaacactggtcacatAGCACATGAGTACTAAAGTTCATGTTCGTGTCTAATTGCATCTGAACtgtcacaaaaacacacaaggttTTAGGTTAAGCCGGTGTTCTGACATATTGTGCTACCATTAAGAGCCCTACGTATTTTTGTTTCTCAACTTTTAAATgtacttagtatttttgttcAATGACTGGAATAAAAATCacatactgttttgcattgaTATCTGAACACAGTTTTATCAAATATATGCTCTAGCAGcagtaatataataatttgcGCGAGCAGTGCAAATCAGATCATACATGCATGTCAATTCGTGACACATGCATAATGGCGCTAa
This region of Triplophysa rosa linkage group LG1, Trosa_1v2, whole genome shotgun sequence genomic DNA includes:
- the LOC130552606 gene encoding LOW QUALITY PROTEIN: apolipoprotein L2-like (The sequence of the model RefSeq protein was modified relative to this genomic sequence to represent the inferred CDS: substituted 1 base at 1 genomic stop codon), whose protein sequence is MGIRTQLQDRLTEYVEDTLRYIKTVRDFCDQEEEWSSERKAEIKKMSDINENQQEEKLDAVLADTLMGLKKLEDFLDAVEKLTVTSRHVFSEQIFLLRGESPEILXSVIIAAGTDAHLLIHFKRNAETFFRPILQNVNVLVFQLDCYVLNAEQLCRRIRQSSFSSGDISKHKMDQPLVQLILTASENTMNEMLHHLNQLCDIRKDQNTRLAFLFQENAQKFIDLFSEHRSRMWQFLSDLEETAVKLNEMKTGASISTVAGSSVGIFGGILSISGLILAPFTGGVSLGLTLAGAGLGGISAVNSLVTGVTEMAVNSHHEHNAQSYLKGYQDDMRDIVRCLKEVANSERPLVRPSAVDVENVLNVTKGVVEGAGDVMAGAAAVAEHKSKNVITAATEITVTGLDDTPQVAINLSEAGQLARAETLFITKSVRVASGILNVLFIGVDGYLLTKESISLHKGNESEVSQLIRSRAVLWKSELDTWEKIHKSLCIGIKTISESKDTLEKPFLP